In Carya illinoinensis cultivar Pawnee chromosome 9, C.illinoinensisPawnee_v1, whole genome shotgun sequence, the following are encoded in one genomic region:
- the LOC122277097 gene encoding uncharacterized protein LOC122277097, translating into MGIPRTFFRKLLTYVSSEDDSDVLNEEVDGQSSRHCPSRQRRNFIRRDHTQGHERLFRDYFAENPVYPSNLFRMSRLIFLHILNEVESYEPYFLQRRDNAGRLGLSPMQKITTTLRMLVYGVTGDFTDEYIRIGESTAMESLKKFSETIVSVFSDEYLRSPNANDIVRLLVVGEQRGFPGMLGSIDCIHWKWKNCPAAWKYERDDSEDPNIEYDQLDDELLVLSRNHTTELTEFIQRHHQIRDSSGHH; encoded by the exons ATGGGGATCC CTCGTACTTTTTTTCGCAAATTGTTGACATACGTATCctctgaagatgatagcgatgttCTTAATGAGGAGGTCGATGGACAGTCATCGAGGCATTGCCCAAGTCGCCAACGTCGTAATTTTATTCGGCGTGATCATACTCAGGGGCACGAGCGCCTATTTCGCGATTATTTTGCAGAAAATCcagtatatccctcgaatctatttcgaaTGAGCCGTCTCATATTTCTCCAtattctaaatgaggtagagtcttaCGAGCCGTACTTCCTCCAAAGAAGAGATAATGCCGGAAGACTCGGTTTATCACCTATGCAAAAGATAACTACAACACTTAGAATGCTGGTGTATGGTGTTACTGGAGATTTTAcggatgaatacatacgtattggtgaaagcacAGCAATGGAGAGCCTCAAAAAATTCTCTGAGACAATAGTAAgtgttttttcagatgaatatttGCGGTCTCCAAATGCCAATGATATTGTCCGATTGCTTGTGGTTGGTGAACAACGGGGATTCCCAGGAATGTTGGGAAGCATTGACTGCATacattggaagtggaaaaattgtcCCGCAGCCTGGAAAT acgaGCGTGATGATAGCGAGGATCCgaacattgagtatgatcaacttgatgatgaaCTCCTGGTACTCTCGCGCAATCATACAACTGAACTTACGGAATTCATCCAGCGTCATCATCAAATTAGAGACAGCTCGGGACATCATTAG